DNA from Microbacterium foliorum:
TAGCGTTCGGCGACGGTGCCGCTCTTCACCGCGACGGCGTCGTAGAACCCGCCGGGCCCGTAGGCGCCGAGGTCCTTCTCGATGCCCTCGAGGTTGCGCAGCGCGCCCTTGCGGTCATAGGGCAGCGCGAGGAAGGCCGCGTGCGGGGTCACGACCCCGTCGCCGAACTCGGGTGCGGGATTCGTGCCCTCCGTGCACCCGGGCCGGTCGACGTCGACATCGGTCTTCTCGGCGTCCGAGGTATAGCCGTCCGCCCGCATGCCGGCGATGTCGACGCCGTACTCCGCGTATCCGCCGAACGGATCGCTCGCGGGCGAGAAGCCCCAGTATCCGTATCCGGCCTCGTCGAGCCCGTGCTGCTTCTGCACGGCGACCGTGATGGGGTGGTTGAGCTTCCAGGACTTCGGCCCCCACTTCGTCTCGGGCACGAGCAGGTCCGGCATCAGCGACTCGAACATGCTGCCGCCCCAGCTCGGGACGAACGACATCCCGTCGTAGGAGTAGGCACCCTCCCAGACCTCCACGCCGTCGTAGGTGCGGTACTCGCCCTGCGGCAGCTGTTCCTGCCAGGCCCAGTCGCATCCGGGAGGCATCGTGCGGTGGGTGCCGTACAGTGCGGTCGCGGGGATCTGCCCGTTGGCGATGCCGAGGTACGTCGCGATGCGGCTCTCGCTGACAGTGGTGTCGTAGTGATGGCACGTGTAGAACGCCGTCGCCCCCGAACCGTTGTACATGGGCGCCTCGACGCTGCAGTCCGGCGGCGGCGCGTCCCAGAAGCCGCCGCGATTCGTGCCGGCCGGGAGACCGGCGGCGCCGGCGGGGTCGAAGAACGACGCGAAGTCCATCGAGTCGTAGAGGGCGTCTGCCTGTGCGGCGAGGGCGGGATCCGCTTCGCGGACGATGCGCAGTGAGGCGGCGAGCCATCCGTTGTCGACGGTGCTGAGGAACGGGTACACGGTGTCACCGGAGTCGGGCCACGTCGTCAGCTTCTCTCCCGTGGTGGGCGAGTACCAGTTGTAGAACATGCCGCTCGCGTCATTGCGCTCGAGGCCGGCGAGCGTGTCGAGGGTCGTCGAGAGACGGGAGTGCGCCTCGGCATCGTCGATGATGCCCAGGTCGCGCGCGGTCACGGTCGACCACAGGTATCCGCCGATGTTGGTCGGAGAGGTGTACTCCCCCGGGGTCTGCAGATCGCCGGTGACGTTGTCGGACGGCAGGCCCGTCTGCTCGTCGGTCATCGCATCGAGGGATCGCCAGGTGTCCGTCGCCCAACGCTCGAGTTCCTGCGTCCCCGGTCTGCCACCCCCGCCGGCCGGGCCGCCCCCGGCGACTGCCGGGCCCGCGAGTGCCAATCCCGAGACGACCAGTCCGGCCGTCGCCACTGCGCTCATCCATCGCTTCATCGTGTCTCCTCGTCGAGAACGGCGCCGCCGATCGCAGCGCGTCGATCTGCGAAAACCTAACACGTGTTCGGTGTTCGATCAACCCCCCCGGCGCGAAACGGTCTCACCGACTGACCGGACCTCAACGGGGCGCGTGCGCCTCGAGGAACTCGTACACGTCGGTGGTGTCGACGCCGGGGAACGACCCGGTGGGCAGCGTGGCGAGCAGCGTGCGCGGCGTCTTCACATTCGGCCAGGAGTTCTCGCGCCACCGCCCCTCGAGCTCGGCGGGAGCCCTGCGGCAGCAGACCTCGACAGAGTGCTTCGACACCCCGCGATGCGGGGTGTCCCGGCCGACGAACCACTTCGTGTCGTCGAAGCGCACCCCGACGCTGACCGAGTGCAGTCCCTCGCTCG
Protein-coding regions in this window:
- a CDS encoding glucoamylase family protein, coding for MKRWMSAVATAGLVVSGLALAGPAVAGGGPAGGGGRPGTQELERWATDTWRSLDAMTDEQTGLPSDNVTGDLQTPGEYTSPTNIGGYLWSTVTARDLGIIDDAEAHSRLSTTLDTLAGLERNDASGMFYNWYSPTTGEKLTTWPDSGDTVYPFLSTVDNGWLAASLRIVREADPALAAQADALYDSMDFASFFDPAGAAGLPAGTNRGGFWDAPPPDCSVEAPMYNGSGATAFYTCHHYDTTVSESRIATYLGIANGQIPATALYGTHRTMPPGCDWAWQEQLPQGEYRTYDGVEVWEGAYSYDGMSFVPSWGGSMFESLMPDLLVPETKWGPKSWKLNHPITVAVQKQHGLDEAGYGYWGFSPASDPFGGYAEYGVDIAGMRADGYTSDAEKTDVDVDRPGCTEGTNPAPEFGDGVVTPHAAFLALPYDRKGALRNLEGIEKDLGAYGPGGFYDAVAVKSGTVAERYLSLDQSMIMAAIGNELTKDTLKDYFVDREMEQRLRPAMKQQVFGSSWGAGHGHHG